The following are encoded together in the Tursiops truncatus isolate mTurTru1 chromosome 10, mTurTru1.mat.Y, whole genome shotgun sequence genome:
- the RBM5 gene encoding RNA-binding protein 5 isoform X4 — translation MMESFEGPQPADVRLMKRKTGVSRGFAFVEFYHLQDATSWMEANQKKLVIQGKHIAMHYSNPRPKFEDWLCNKCCLNNFRKRLKCFRCGADKFDSEQEVPPGTTESVQSVDYYCDTIILRNIAPHTVVDSIMTALSPYASLAVNNIRLIKDKQTQQNRGFAFVQLSSAMDASQLLQILQSLHPPLKIDGKTIGVDFAKSARKDLVLPDGNRVSAFSVASTAIAAAQWSSTQSQSGEGGNVDYSYLQPGQDGYAQYAQYSQDYQQFYQQQAGGLESDASSASGTAVTTTSAAVVSQSPQLYNQTSNPPGSPTEEAQPSTSTQAPAASPTGVVPGTKYAVPDTSTYQYDESSGYYYDPTTGLYYDPNSQYYYNSLTQQYLYWDGEKETYVLAAESNSHQQTGLPPAKEGKEKKEKPKSKTAQQIAKDMERWAKSLNKQKENFKNSFQPVNSLREEERRESAAADAGFALFEKKGALAERQQLIPELVRNGDEENPLKRGLVAAYSGDSDNEEELVERLESEEEKLADWKKMACLLCRRQFPNRDALVRHQQLSDLHKQNMDIYRRSRLSEQELEALELREREMKYRDRAAERREKYGIPEPPEPKRKKQFDAGTVNYEQPTKDGIDHSNIGNKMLQAMGWREGSGLGRKCQGITAPIEVSSGLQAYPRDEMQLKNPEDLGPSGSCLLCSPPIFHAPFKMSVGRNGCGTLLDFSGLLVSLGKTYLLLRAVSFHVLCYKQTLI, via the exons tgctgCCTTAACAATTTCAGGAAAAGACTAAAATGCTTCCGATGTGGAGCAGACAAGTTTG ACTCTGAACAGGAAGTGCCCCCTGGAACCACAGAATCAGTTCAGTCTGTGGATTACTACTGTGATA CAATCATACTTCGAAACATAGCTCCACACACTGTGGTGGATTCCATCATGACAGCGCTGTCTCCCTACGCATCCTTAGCTGTCAATAACATTCGCCTCATAAAAGACAAACAGACCCAGCAGAACAGAGGCTTCGCGTTTGTGCAGCTGTCTTCTGCAATG GACGCTTCTCAGCTGCTTCAGATACTACAGAGTCTCCATCCTCCTTTGAAAATTGATGGCAAAACTATTGGGGTTGATTTTGCAAAAAGTGCCAGAAA AGACTTGGTCCTCCCAGATGGTAACCGGGTCAGTGCTTTCTCCGTGGCTAGTACAGCCATTGCTGCCGCTCAGTGGTCTTCCACCCAG TCTCAGAGTGGCGAAGGAGGCAATGTTGACTACAGTTACCTACAGCCAGGCCAAGATGGCTACGCCCAGTATGCTCAG TACTCACAGGATTACCAACAGTTTTATCAGCAACAGGCTGGAGGATTGGAATCTGATGCATCATCTGCATCAG GCACAGCGGTGACCACCACCTCAGCGGCTGTAGTATCTCAGAGTCCCCAGCTATATAATCAGACCTCCAATCCACCTGGCTCTCCG ACTGAGGAAGCACAGCCTAGCACTAGTACACAGGCCCCAGCCGCTTCCCCCACTGGTGTAGTTCCTGGTACCAAATATG cAGTGCCTGACACGTCCACTTACCAGTATGATGAATCTTCAGGATATTACTATGATCCAACAACAGGGCTGTATTATGACCCCAACTCGCAG tactaCTACAATTCCTTAACCCAGCAGTACCTGTActgggatggagagaaggagacTTACGTCCTGGCTGCGGAGTCTAACTCCCACCAGCAGACAGGCCTACCTCCTgcaaaagagggaaaggaaaagaaggagaaaccCAAGAGCAAAACAGCACAGCAG ATTGCCAAAGACATGGAACGCTGGGCTAAGAGTTTaaacaagcagaaagaaaattttaaaaacagctttcaaCCTGTCAATTCtttgagggaagaagaaaggagagaatctgCTGCAGCAGATGCTGGCTTTGCTCTCTTTGAGAAGAAG GGAGCCTTAGCAGAAAGGCAGCAGCTCATCCCTGAATTGGTGCGAAATGGAGACGAGGAGAATCCCCTCAAA AGGGGTCTGGTTGCTGCTTACAGTGGTGACAGTGACAATGAAGAGGAGCTGGTGGAGAGACTTGAGAGTGAAGAAGAAAAGCTGGCCGACTGGAAGAAGATGGCCTGCCTGCTCTGCCGGCGCCAGTTCCCAAACAGAGACGCCCTGGTCAGGCACCAGCAGCTCTCAGACCTACACAAG CAAAACATGGACATCTACCGACGATCCAGGCTGAGCGAGCAGGAGCTGGAAGCCTTggagctgagggagagagag ATGAAATACCGGGATCGAGCTGCAGAAAGACGGGAGAAGTACGGCATTCCAGAACCTCCAGAACCTAAGCGCAAGAAGCAGTTTGATGCTGGCACTGT GAATTACGAGCAGCCCACCAAAGATGGCATTGACCACAGTAACATTGGCAACAAGATGCTGCAGGCCATGGGTTGGCGGGAAGGCTCAGGTTTGGGAAGAAAGTGTCAAGGCATCACAGCCCCCATTGAGGTAAGCAGTGGCTTGCAGGCTTATCCCAGAGATGAGATGCAATTGAAGAACCCAGAGGACCTAGGACCCAGTGGGAGTTGTCTTCTCTGCAGCCCTCCCATATTTCACGCTCCTTTTAAGATGTCAGTTGGAAGGAATGGGTGTGGCACCCTACTTGATTTTTCTGGTCTTTTGGTATCTTTGGGTAAAACCTACCTTCTCCTAAGGGCTGTGTCTTTCCATGTCCTTTGTTATAAACAAACCCTAATTTAA
- the RBM5 gene encoding RNA-binding protein 5 isoform X6: MHYSNPRPKFEDWLCNKCCLNNFRKRLKCFRCGADKFDSEQEVPPGTTESVQSVDYYCDTIILRNIAPHTVVDSIMTALSPYASLAVNNIRLIKDKQTQQNRGFAFVQLSSAMDASQLLQILQSLHPPLKIDGKTIGVDFAKSARKDLVLPDGNRVSAFSVASTAIAAAQWSSTQSQSGEGGNVDYSYLQPGQDGYAQYAQYSQDYQQFYQQQAGGLESDASSASGTAVTTTSAAVVSQSPQLYNQTSNPPGSPTEEAQPSTSTQAPAASPTGVVPGTKYAVPDTSTYQYDESSGYYYDPTTGLYYDPNSQYYYNSLTQQYLYWDGEKETYVLAAESNSHQQTGLPPAKEGKEKKEKPKSKTAQQIAKDMERWAKSLNKQKENFKNSFQPVNSLREEERRESAAADAGFALFEKKGALAERQQLIPELVRNGDEENPLKRGLVAAYSGDSDNEEELVERLESEEEKLADWKKMACLLCRRQFPNRDALVRHQQLSDLHKQNMDIYRRSRLSEQELEALELREREMKYRDRAAERREKYGIPEPPEPKRKKQFDAGTVNYEQPTKDGIDHSNIGNKMLQAMGWREGSGLGRKCQGITAPIEVSSGLQAYPRDEMQLKNPEDLGPSGSCLLCSPPIFHAPFKMSVGRNGCGTLLDFSGLLVSLGKTYLLLRAVSFHVLCYKQTLI, encoded by the exons tgctgCCTTAACAATTTCAGGAAAAGACTAAAATGCTTCCGATGTGGAGCAGACAAGTTTG ACTCTGAACAGGAAGTGCCCCCTGGAACCACAGAATCAGTTCAGTCTGTGGATTACTACTGTGATA CAATCATACTTCGAAACATAGCTCCACACACTGTGGTGGATTCCATCATGACAGCGCTGTCTCCCTACGCATCCTTAGCTGTCAATAACATTCGCCTCATAAAAGACAAACAGACCCAGCAGAACAGAGGCTTCGCGTTTGTGCAGCTGTCTTCTGCAATG GACGCTTCTCAGCTGCTTCAGATACTACAGAGTCTCCATCCTCCTTTGAAAATTGATGGCAAAACTATTGGGGTTGATTTTGCAAAAAGTGCCAGAAA AGACTTGGTCCTCCCAGATGGTAACCGGGTCAGTGCTTTCTCCGTGGCTAGTACAGCCATTGCTGCCGCTCAGTGGTCTTCCACCCAG TCTCAGAGTGGCGAAGGAGGCAATGTTGACTACAGTTACCTACAGCCAGGCCAAGATGGCTACGCCCAGTATGCTCAG TACTCACAGGATTACCAACAGTTTTATCAGCAACAGGCTGGAGGATTGGAATCTGATGCATCATCTGCATCAG GCACAGCGGTGACCACCACCTCAGCGGCTGTAGTATCTCAGAGTCCCCAGCTATATAATCAGACCTCCAATCCACCTGGCTCTCCG ACTGAGGAAGCACAGCCTAGCACTAGTACACAGGCCCCAGCCGCTTCCCCCACTGGTGTAGTTCCTGGTACCAAATATG cAGTGCCTGACACGTCCACTTACCAGTATGATGAATCTTCAGGATATTACTATGATCCAACAACAGGGCTGTATTATGACCCCAACTCGCAG tactaCTACAATTCCTTAACCCAGCAGTACCTGTActgggatggagagaaggagacTTACGTCCTGGCTGCGGAGTCTAACTCCCACCAGCAGACAGGCCTACCTCCTgcaaaagagggaaaggaaaagaaggagaaaccCAAGAGCAAAACAGCACAGCAG ATTGCCAAAGACATGGAACGCTGGGCTAAGAGTTTaaacaagcagaaagaaaattttaaaaacagctttcaaCCTGTCAATTCtttgagggaagaagaaaggagagaatctgCTGCAGCAGATGCTGGCTTTGCTCTCTTTGAGAAGAAG GGAGCCTTAGCAGAAAGGCAGCAGCTCATCCCTGAATTGGTGCGAAATGGAGACGAGGAGAATCCCCTCAAA AGGGGTCTGGTTGCTGCTTACAGTGGTGACAGTGACAATGAAGAGGAGCTGGTGGAGAGACTTGAGAGTGAAGAAGAAAAGCTGGCCGACTGGAAGAAGATGGCCTGCCTGCTCTGCCGGCGCCAGTTCCCAAACAGAGACGCCCTGGTCAGGCACCAGCAGCTCTCAGACCTACACAAG CAAAACATGGACATCTACCGACGATCCAGGCTGAGCGAGCAGGAGCTGGAAGCCTTggagctgagggagagagag ATGAAATACCGGGATCGAGCTGCAGAAAGACGGGAGAAGTACGGCATTCCAGAACCTCCAGAACCTAAGCGCAAGAAGCAGTTTGATGCTGGCACTGT GAATTACGAGCAGCCCACCAAAGATGGCATTGACCACAGTAACATTGGCAACAAGATGCTGCAGGCCATGGGTTGGCGGGAAGGCTCAGGTTTGGGAAGAAAGTGTCAAGGCATCACAGCCCCCATTGAGGTAAGCAGTGGCTTGCAGGCTTATCCCAGAGATGAGATGCAATTGAAGAACCCAGAGGACCTAGGACCCAGTGGGAGTTGTCTTCTCTGCAGCCCTCCCATATTTCACGCTCCTTTTAAGATGTCAGTTGGAAGGAATGGGTGTGGCACCCTACTTGATTTTTCTGGTCTTTTGGTATCTTTGGGTAAAACCTACCTTCTCCTAAGGGCTGTGTCTTTCCATGTCCTTTGTTATAAACAAACCCTAATTTAA